A single region of the Brassica rapa cultivar Chiifu-401-42 chromosome A03, CAAS_Brap_v3.01, whole genome shotgun sequence genome encodes:
- the LOC103858428 gene encoding serine/threonine-protein kinase STY13, translating to MKEGNDGFVRADQIDLKSLDEQLERHLSRALTLEKNKKRDEEESAAAIGASASSSPVAALNGGFVGQRKQRLEWEIDPSKLIIKTVLARGTFGTVHRGIYDGQDVAVKLLDWGEEGHRSEAEIVSLRADFAQEVAVWHKLDHPNVTKFIGATMGASGLQLQTESGPLAMPNNICCVVVEYLQGGALKSFLIKNRRRKLAFKVVVQLALDLARGLSYLHSQKIVHRDVKTENMLLDKTRTVKIADFGVARVEASNPNDMTGETGTLGYMAPEVLNGNPYNRKCDVYSFGICLWEIYCCDMPYPDLTFSEVTSAVVRQNLRPDIPRCCPSALAAVMKRCWDANPDKRPEMDEVVPMLESIDTTKGGGMIPADQQQGCLCFRRKRGP from the exons ATGAAGGAAGGAAACGACGGGTTTGTCCGAGCAGATCAGATTGATCTAAAGAGCTTAGATGAGCAACTAGAGAGGCATTTAAGCAGAGCTTTGACTTtagagaagaacaagaagagagACGAAGAAGAATCCGCCGCCGCCATCGGAGCCTCCGCCTCCTCCTCTCCCGTCGCTGCTCTCAACGGCGGTTTCGTTGGGCAGAGGAAACAGAGGCTTGAGTGGGAGATCGATCCTTCTAAGCTTATCATCAAGACCGTTCTTGCACGTGGCACATTCGGTACCGTTCATCGTGGTATCTACGACGGTCAAGATGTCGCCG TGAAGCTGCTTGATTGGGGTGAAGAAGGGCATAGATCAGAAGCTGAGATTGTGTCTTTGAGGGCAGATTTTGCTCAGGAAGTTGCCGTTTGGCATAAACTGGACCATCCTAATGTTACCAAG TTCATAGGAGCTACAATGGGTGCATCAGGGTTACAGCTACAAACAGAGAGTGGTCCTCTAGCAATGCCGAACAATATATGTTGTGTTGTTGTTGAATATCTTCAAGGTGGTGCTTTGAAATCTTTCTTGATCAAGAACAGAAGAAGAAAGTTAGCATTTAAAGTTGTTGTTCAGCTCGCTCTTGACCTCGCTAGGGG GTTGAGTTACCTTCATTCACAGAAGATTGTTCACCGTGACGTAAAGACAGAGAACATGTTGTTAGACAAAACCCGGACTGTCAAAATCGCTGATTTTGGAGTTGCTAGAGTTGAAGCATCTAACCCTAATGACATGACAGGAGAGACTGGCACACTTGGCTACATGGCTCCTGAG GTTCTCAATGGAAACCCTTATAATCGAAAATGCGATGTGTATAGTTTTGGTATCTGCTTATGGGAGATATATTGCTGTGACATGCCATACCCTGATCTTACTTTCTCTGAAGTCACTTCAGCCGTCGTCCGCCAG AACCTGAGACCAGATATACCGAGGTGTTGCCCGAGCGCGCTTGCAGCTGTGATGAAGCGATGCTGGGATGCAAATCCAGACAAGAGACCGGAGATGGACGAGGTTGTGCCGATGTTGGAGAGTATTGATACGACTAAAGGAGGAGGAATGATCCCTGCTGACCAGCAACAGGGTTGCCTCTGCTTCCGAAGGAAACGTGGTCCTTAA
- the LOC103858429 gene encoding probable protein S-acyltransferase 9, giving the protein MAGRVYEAWKGSNKFLFGGRLIFGPDAWSLPFTLLLIITPVTLFSVFVATHLRHEFFSNTAGDAILVVAILFTLFVLILLFLTSARDPGIVPRNLHPPEEELCYETTVSADGRQAPTVQIPRTKEVMVYGVPVRVKYCDTCMLYRPPRCSHCSICNNCVERFDHHCPWVGQCIGVRNYRFFFMFVSSATLLCIYVFSMSALYIKFLMNNNQSTVWRAMRESPWSIMLMIYSFISLWFVGGLTGFHLYLISTNQTTYENFRYRSDNRINVYDRGCSNNFLETFCSKVKPSRNDFRALMREEPPRNITLATTWERPGEEEEGSSDLEEGRQKVEDDLDIDEDVMKLQQRSNAEEGSDPAHHMVEVDQMRVGSSERAPTIRSEVRHGNWGARSSAQEDVVSGSSVIRESRSYAAAEEGR; this is encoded by the exons ATGGCGGGACGGGTCTACGAAGCCTGGAAGGGAAGCAAT AAGTTTTTATTTGGTGGGAGATTGATATTTGGGCCAGATGCTTGGTCTCTTCCATTTACCTTGTTGCTCATCATAACTCCAGTTACTTTGTTCTCTGTTTTTGTTGCAACACATCTCCGCCacgagttcttctcaaacactGCAGGAGATGCCATCCTAGTAGTAGCCATTCTGTTTACTCTTTTT GTATTGATCCTCCTCTTCCTCACTTCTGCGCGAGATCCTGGAATCGTTCCAAGAAACTTGCATCCGCCAGAGGAAGAACTATGCTATGAGACTACTGTGTCAGCTGATGGAAGACAAGCACCCACTGTTCAAATTCCGAGGACGAAAGAAGTCATGGTTTATGGCGTTCCTGTTAGAGTTAAATATTGCGATACATGCATGCTTTATCGACCTCCACGTTGCTCCCATTGCTCCATTTGCAACAACTGTGTTGAGCGTTTTGATCACCATTGCCCTTGGGTAGGCCAATGCATTGGAGTG AGAAACTATAGGTTTTTCTTTATGTTTGTTTCCTCTGCAACTCTTCTCTGCATTTACGTGTTCTCCATGTCGGCTTTATACATAAAGTTTCTAATGAATAACAATCAAAGTACTGTGTGGAGAGCAATGCGAGAATCCCCTTGGTCTATTATGCTAATGATATATTCCTTTATATCTCTGTGGTTTGTTGGAGGGCTTACTGGTTTCCACTTATACCTCATTAGCACAAAccag ACAACCTATGAGAATTTCCGTTACAGATCAGATAATAGAATCAACGTTTATGACCGCGGGTGTTCTAACAATTTCCTTGAGACATTTTGCTCGAAAGTTAAGCCCTCAAGGAACGACTTCAGAGCTCTCATGAGAGAAGAACCTCCGAGGAATATCACATTGGCTACCACATGGGAAAGAccaggagaagaagaggaaggaaGTTCGGACTTGGAGGAAGGGCGTCAGAAAGTGGAAGACGATCTTGACATCGATGAAGATGTTATGAAACTACAGCAGCGTTCTAATGCAGAAGAAGGCAGCGATCCAGCGCATCACATGGTCGAGGTTGACCAAATGAGAGTTGGGTCTAGTGAGAGAGCACCAACTATTCGATCTGAAGTGAGGCACGGGAACTGGGGAGCAAGAAGTAGCGCACAAGAGGATGTGGTTAGTGGTTCTTCAGTCATCAGGGAGAGTAGAAGCTATGCAGCTGCAGAGGAAGGACGGTGA
- the LOC103858431 gene encoding receptor for activated C kinase 1C codes for MAEILVPKGILRGHTDMVTAIGVSSDKCDIIVTASRDKSIILWDINKGGKSYGVAQRRLTGHAHFVEDVILSWNGGHALSGSCDGELRIWKLDTGASVRFVGHTDEVLSVDMSDDQRTILSASRDCTIKLWTVDGVCNCTISEQDGGHKDCISCVRFIPNRDYGLSIVSASWDGTVKVWDVDNFFNCKLNYSLVGHSACRATLAVSPNGQLCASGGVDGAILLWTLADGNKVCSLEDNSIIHSLCFCPNRNWLCAATENGIKIWDFVRRIIVEELQVDLKAEAEKCDGGVRTVKWSVDGSTLFIAYTDGAVRVWGIKEQRKTESLSQALPSATIDTGKGDDYNIGALPLKEQTEQIQQQEKPQRFDLDNLFSLSSLVEIYIEKSLQRMSVQKRKEL; via the coding sequence ATGGCCGAGATACTCGTACCGAAGGGCATTTTGCGGGGCCACACGGACATGGTCACCGCCATCGGCGTATCGAGCGATAAATGTGACATCATCGTCACGGCGTCACGCGATAAATCCATCATCCTCTGGGATATCAACAAGGGCGGCAAGTCTTACGGTGTTGCTCAGCGTAGGCTCACAGGCCATGCTCACTTCGTTGAGGATGTGATTCTCTCATGGAACGGTGGCCATGCTCTCTCCGGAAGCTGTGACGGTGAGCTCCGTATTTGGAAATTAGACACTGGTGCCTCCGTTAGATTCGTTGGACACACGGATGAAGTACTCTCTGTTGATATGTCTGATGACCAACGTACTATCTTATCCGCGTCTCGTGACTGTACGATCAAGCTTTGGACCGTCGATGGTGTCTGTAACTGCACGATCTCTGAGCAAGACGGTGGTCACAAGGACTGTATTAGCTGTGTTAGGTTTATCCCTAACAGGGATTATGGGTTAAGCATTGTTTCCGCTTCTTGGGATGGCACCGTGAAAGTGTGGGATGTCGACAACTTCTTTAACTGTAAGCTGAATTACTCTCTCGTTGGACACTCAGCTTGCCGCGCCACTCTGGCTGTCAGTCCTAATGGTCAACTATGTGCCAGTGGTGGCGTAGACGGTGCTATCTTGTTGTGGACTTTAGCTGACGGAAATAAAGTTTGCTCGCTTGAGGATAATTCAATTATCCACTCGCTTTGCTTCTGCCCGAACAGAAACTGGCTGTGTGCTGCGACGGAGAACGGTATaaagatttgggattttgtgaGGAGGATTATTGTTGAGGAGCTGCAGGTTGACCTCAAGGCTGAGGCCGAGAAGTGTGATGGTGGTGTCCGAACGGTGAAATGGAGTGTAGATGGGAGCACGTTGTTCATTGCTTACACTGATGGAGCTGTCAGGGTCTGGGGTATTAAGGAACAGCGCAAAACTGAGTCTCTGTCTCAAGCTCTACCTTCAGCAACAATCGACACAGGGAAAGGTGATGACTATAATATTGGAGCTCTGCCTCTGAAGGAGCAAACAGAGCAAATCCAACAGCAGGAGAAGCCCCAGCGGTTCGATCTAGACAATCTCTTCAGTTTAAGCTCACTGGTTGAAATCTATATTGAGAAATCACTCCAACGCATGTCTGTGCAAAAAAGGAAAGAACTTTAA
- the LOC103858432 gene encoding uncharacterized protein LOC103858432, with amino-acid sequence MGNCQAVDTARIVIQHPNGKEEMLRCPVSASYVMKMNPGHCVALLISTTALSASPGHGGPLRLTRIKLLRPTETLVLGHVYRLITTKEVMKGLMAKKCSKSKKEGKMSEDKVEMVKAFSSNKLDNEDQMKKQEKERPLRISRSWQPSLKSIAEGGAS; translated from the exons ATGGGAAACTGTCAAGCGGTGGACACTGCCAGAATCGTGATACAACACCCAAATGGTAAAGAAGAAATGCTAAGATGTCCAGTTTCTGCTAGCTATGTGATGAAGATGAATCCTGGCCATTGTGTTGCTCTTCTCATCTCCACCACCGCTCTCTCTGCCTCTCCCGGTCATGGAGGACCTCTTCGGCTCACCAGGATTAAACTCCTCCGTCCCACAGAGACGCTTGTTCTTGGCCACGTCTACAGACTCATCACCACCAAAG AGGTTATGAAAGGCTTAATGGCGAAGAAATGTTCCAAGTCGAAGAAAGAAGGTAAGATGTCGGAAGATAAGGTAGAGATGGTGAAAGCATTTAGCTCTAACAAGCTTGACAATGAAGATCAG ATGAAGAAGCAAGAGAAAGAAAGACCACTAAGAATCTCAAGATCATGGCAGCCTTCTCTTAAAAGCATAGCGGAAGGAGGTGCAAGCTGA
- the LOC103858433 gene encoding ribosomal RNA small subunit methyltransferase G, whose amino-acid sequence MHFYPWKSVITSRCVSHVLSLRHFTKHFQCAKSHTFRRTRFHSDTHTDVAVSTTTSCFKSLSSTQQNQIHLYVDTLLQWNQKMNLTATKEADEVMERHIEDSLAILPPIRTCYNLQSNEQISLIDVGSGAGLPGLVLAIACPEWRVTLLESLNKRCVFLEHVVTVTGLTNVKVIRGRAESCGHDVMYREKFDVAIARAVAEMRVLAEYCLPLVRIGGLFVAAKGHDPKEEVENAENAIRMLGGSILQISPVDSHSPYGQRTTVICRKDHSTPQKYPREAGTPSKLPL is encoded by the exons atgcattTCTATCCTTGGAAGAGTGTAATAACGAGCCGATGCGTCTCACATGTCCTTTCTCTGAGACATTTTACCAAACACTTTCAATGCGCAAAATCGCACACATTTCGTCGCACTAGATTTCACTCCGACACCCATACCGATGTCGCCGTAAGCACGACAACATCATGTTTCAAAAGCCTCAGTTCCACCCAGCAAAACCAAATCCATCTCTACGTCGATACCCTTCTCCAATGGAACCAG AAAATGAATCTTACGGCAACTAAAGAAGCTGATGAAGTCATGGAGAGGCATATTGAAGATTCTCTTGCGATATTGCCTCCTATAAGGACATGTTACAACTTGCAGTCCAATGAACAAATCAGTTTAATTGATGTTGGAAGTGGTGCAGGCCTTCCTGGGTTGGTTCTAGCAATTGCTTGTCCAG AGTGGAGAGTTACTCTACTGGAGTCTCTAAATAAGCGTTGTGTTTTCTTGGAGCACGTCGTTACTGTCACAGGGCTAACAAATGTTAAAGTCATAAGGGGCAGAGCAGAG AGTTGTGGCCACGATGTTATGTACAGAGAGAAGTTTGATGTGGCTATTGCAAGAGCTGTCGCGGAGATGAGAGTCTTAG CTGAATATTGTCTTCCTCTGGTTCGGATTGGTGGATTGTTTGTGGCTGCTAAGGGTCATGACCCTAAA GAGGAAGTTGAAAATGCGGAAAATGCGATTCGCATGTTGGGTGGTTCCATATTACAAATTAGTCCAG TGGATTCACATAGCCCATATGGACAACGAACAACTGTTATCTGTCGTAAAGATCATTCCACCCCACAAAAGTATCCACGTGAAGCAGGTACTCCTTCTAAATTACCTTTGTAA
- the LOC103858434 gene encoding protein JINGUBANG translates to MHQSSFFLFIKTLQTLVSCSINQFKYSFIRNNMIRCHETQEDGDWSHEDHQISISQALHQCIATLVGHTSSYISSLTLAGKRLYTGSSDGLVRLWDATSLETLAEASSNGDVITGERGDGGAVKSLVILADKLFTAHQDHKIRVWKINDVVEEAEASNKKYMHIATMPTMSDRLAKCLMPNNQVQIRRHKKASWVHHVDAVSGLALSRDGALLYSVSWDRTLKIWRTTDFKCLESITNAHDDAINAVELSENGDIYTGSSDRKIKVWRKKNLDEEKKKKKKHYLVATLSEQDSGINALALSSYNLLYSGGSDGSILVWERDHEGGDIGVAGGLRGHTESVLCLAVVSDIVCSGSADKTVRLWKSSLADYSCLAVLEGHRGPVKCLTGAIRDSGTQSEASYHIYSGGLDSQVKVWEILVPTL, encoded by the coding sequence ATGCACCAATCTTCTTTTTTCCTCTTTATAAAAACTCTACAAACTTTGGTAAGTTGTTCAataaatcaattcaaatattcctTCATAAGAAACAATATGATACGATGTCACGAAACTCAAGAAGATGGAGATTGGTCTCATGAAGATCATCAAATATCTATTTCGCAGGCACTTCATCAATGTATCGCTACTCTTGTTGGTCACACATCCTCTTACATTTCATCTCTAACCCTTGCAGGAAAGAGACTTTACACAGGCTCCAGCGACGGACTTGTAAGATTGTGGGATGCAACCTCGTTGGAAACATTAGCCGAAGCGTCAAGCAACGGCGATGTAATAACAGGAGAAAGAGGAGACGGAGGAGCAGTGAAGTCTTTGGTAATCTTGGCTGATAAACTCTTCACAGCACACCAAGATCATAAGATACGTGTCTGGAAGATAAACGACGTCGTTGAAGAAGCAGAAGCGAGTAATAAAAAGTACATGCATATAGCAACGATGCCAACGATGAGTGACCGTTTGGCAAAGTGTTTGATGCCTAACAACCAAGTCCAAATAAGGAGGCACAAGAAAGCTTCTTGGGTTCACCATGTAGACGCGGTTTCGGGTTTAGCGTTATCAAGAGATGGAGCACTACTCTATTCTGTCTCATGGGACCGGACGCTCAAGATCTGGCGAACCACCGATTTTAAATGCCTAGAGTCCATTACAAACGCCCACGACGATGCAATCAATGCTGTTGAGCTGTCCGAGAATGGAGATATATACACAGGGTCTTCTGACCGGAAAATTAAAGTGTGGAGGAAGAAGAACCTCGATgaggagaaaaagaaaaagaagaaacatTATTTGGTTGCAACATTGTCAGAGCAAGATTCGGGTATTAACGCGTTGGCGTTAAGCAGTTACAATCTGTTGTATTCGGGTGGATCTGACGGATCTATATTGGTGTGGGAAAGAGACCACGAAGGTGGAGACATTGGTGTTGCTGGAGGGCTAAGAGGTCACACAGAGTCTGTTCTTTGCCTTGCGGTTGTTTCAGACATAGTCTGTAGTGGCTCTGCAGATAAGACAGTGAGGCTGTGGAAATCTTCTTTGGCGGATTATTCGTGCTTAGCTGTGTTGGAGGGGCATAGAGGACCAGTTAAATGCTTAACCGGAGCCATTCGTGATTCCGGTACACAATCAGAGGCTTCTTATCACATTTACAGTGGAGGACTTGACTCTCAAGTTAaggtttgggagattttggtaCCAAccttataa
- the LOC103858435 gene encoding uncharacterized protein LOC103858435, translating into MDLRKSRATTTTVTLSCLLLVSSFYTLSTATSATNPPSYQLFLFVGFVLAAALSLLILVTAARATMVAWITVIVLLAFSGTRRRVLAKQGKMITTDVAMCLVRVLISEADPRG; encoded by the coding sequence ATGGATCTCCGCAAAAGTAGAGCAACAACAACCACCGTTACTCTCTCATGTCTTCTCCTCGTTTCTTCATTCTACACTCTCTCCACCGCAACATCAGCCACAAATCCACCCTCGTACCAACTATTTCTATTTGTAGGATTCGTTCTAGCCGCAGCTTTGTCGCTTCTGATACTTGTCACTGCTGCACGAGCCACCATGGTCGCGTGGATAACAGTGATCGTCTTGCTGGCCTTCTCGGGTACACGCCGCCGTGTTCTGGCGAAGCAGGGAAAGATGATAACGACGGACGTGGCTATGTGCTTGGTCAGGGTTCTGATTAGTGAGGCAGATCCTCGTGGTTAG